From a single Pseudoalteromonas nigrifaciens genomic region:
- a CDS encoding chloride channel protein — MWLEQLRRRLAKPKTSVQLCLLGVSAGLIAAFFIILFRLTILFFQSIFLETPDDFTTLPTLERVLMPLIAALLIALFAAFTGFKHYRLGIPFVIHRIKRHYGQMPIYNTLNQFVGGALALISGFSVGREGPSVHLGATGASILATKLHLPHNAMRTLSGCGIAAGIAASFNTPLAAVIFVMEVVLREYKVHIFVPIMLAAVTGALATQFVFGEGSELALISIAPLSGWHYPYLILCGMALGAIAYSFNQNLMLIIKTFKPLSMFPRLLIAGCIASLIAYTVPQAMGSGMSAITIAVESPEDMQLLTTILIAKLLATLFAIGLGIPGGLIGPVIGLGVLIGTLMAFFAQFISPGTDIAGTYGVLGMAGLLAATLHAPLAALTTVMELTSSPEIIVPAMIVITTAYVTALQVFGNRSIFLQQLDFQELPYQVSPATEALQKVGVMDEMDEDFKLLYSDDKQQIKNTLDAMDSQTPLIVFDEENGYRLAEYDLSLMSDQATNLSYISLAGISSQATLADAFELLNDKRSGALYVYNLLDNQQIMGLLRWDQIHHILTIRNSLL; from the coding sequence ATGTGGCTTGAGCAACTCAGGCGTCGATTAGCCAAACCTAAAACATCCGTACAATTATGCTTATTAGGCGTAAGTGCCGGATTAATAGCTGCATTTTTTATTATTTTATTTCGCTTAACGATTCTTTTTTTTCAAAGTATATTTTTAGAAACTCCCGACGACTTTACCACCCTCCCCACTTTAGAACGCGTATTAATGCCCCTTATTGCGGCACTCTTAATTGCGCTTTTTGCGGCCTTTACTGGCTTTAAACATTATCGCTTGGGTATTCCGTTTGTAATTCACCGTATTAAACGTCATTACGGGCAAATGCCAATATATAACACCCTAAACCAATTTGTTGGTGGTGCACTGGCTCTGATCAGCGGCTTTTCGGTGGGGCGCGAAGGGCCTTCGGTGCATTTAGGTGCTACGGGGGCAAGTATCTTAGCAACTAAATTGCACTTACCTCATAACGCCATGCGTACCCTTAGTGGCTGTGGCATTGCAGCTGGTATTGCCGCCTCGTTTAACACGCCGTTAGCAGCGGTTATTTTTGTAATGGAAGTAGTACTTCGAGAATATAAAGTACATATATTTGTGCCAATTATGCTTGCAGCTGTTACTGGCGCTTTAGCAACCCAATTTGTATTTGGCGAAGGCTCAGAGTTAGCACTTATAAGCATTGCTCCGTTAAGTGGCTGGCATTACCCGTACTTAATACTGTGTGGCATGGCGCTGGGCGCAATAGCCTATAGTTTTAATCAAAACTTAATGTTAATTATTAAAACGTTTAAACCACTTAGCATGTTTCCTCGCTTACTTATTGCTGGCTGTATTGCCAGCTTAATTGCGTATACCGTCCCCCAAGCTATGGGGTCGGGTATGAGTGCGATAACTATTGCGGTTGAATCCCCTGAAGACATGCAATTATTAACTACTATTTTAATTGCTAAGTTACTCGCCACATTATTTGCGATAGGTTTGGGTATTCCCGGTGGTTTAATTGGACCGGTTATAGGGCTGGGGGTTTTAATTGGCACTTTAATGGCCTTTTTTGCCCAGTTTATTAGCCCAGGTACAGATATAGCAGGAACTTATGGTGTACTTGGCATGGCAGGATTATTAGCAGCAACGCTGCATGCACCGCTTGCGGCTTTAACCACAGTGATGGAGCTCACTTCGTCTCCAGAAATAATAGTGCCTGCAATGATAGTTATTACCACCGCTTATGTTACCGCGCTGCAAGTGTTTGGTAATCGCTCGATATTTTTACAACAGCTGGATTTTCAAGAGTTACCTTACCAGGTATCTCCCGCTACTGAGGCACTACAAAAAGTAGGGGTAATGGATGAAATGGATGAAGACTTTAAGTTGCTTTACTCCGACGATAAACAGCAAATAAAAAACACCCTTGATGCGATGGACAGCCAAACCCCATTAATTGTATTTGATGAAGAAAATGGTTACCGATTGGCTGAATATGACTTGAGCTTAATGTCGGATCAAGCAACTAACCTTAGCTATATTAGTTTGGCCGGTATTAGCAGCCAAGCCACTTTAGCTGATGCCTTTGAGCTATTAAATGATAAGCGCAGTGGCGCATTGTATGTATATAACTTATTAGATAATCAACAAATTATGGGATTACTACGTTGGGATCAAATCCATCATATTTTAACCATTCGTAACAGCTTACTTTAA
- the mrcB gene encoding penicillin-binding protein 1B, whose product MADNKKTPTGKTPTKRSAKPSKSTPRNGAKKSTKNKSSVAQRSLLNKLWSIFWKLSLATFIAMAFYFIYLDAKITRQFEGNKWQLPAQVYARSMAFYPGQFLSSQEVIWELERLNYSAVNRLSRTGQYVKTANSIKIYRRDFEFYDALEQAHIIELRFAGQKVASIKDKFGRRLNNARLEPVQIARIGNDSKQDREFVPLDKFPAMLKDTLLVVEDRNFYQHHGVSVFSILRALYSNIRAGRTVQGGSTLTQQLAKNIYLTRERSLTRKINEAFIALILDYRYSKDQILEAYLNEVYLGQSYNQGVHGMGLAAEFYFSKPVDELEYDQIALLVAMVKGPSYYNPRRYEERTMERRDLVLRLMVEDKLLSTNEYRAALKRPLNIAPMKASLQKSYPGYLELVNRELKQLLPDQNVLDAGVRVFTYFDLQKQTAMEESIQASLPYLEKRPNTRALEAAMISVNVEKGGVSALVSGRDVRYSGFNRVLDTKRNIGSLVKPAVYLSALQLPHYNLATLLDDSPVQVTNEQGKVWQPENYDRQFRGSIPLYKAFSRSINIPAVNLGLDVGVDKVANTLRGLGAQGRINEYPSLLLGALEMSSFEVAQLYTTIAADGEYRKLTAISALTDSIGKVLYKHEVKSEPRFAKDAMYMTKYAMKRVTKDGTAKRLNLHFPSIQLAGKTGTSNDLRDSWFAGFDQNTVTVAWLGRDDNKSTGLTGSVGALETYIRYLKPLNPEAIADTRPPSIRWAFINELTGKQAPPGCGKVIQLPLRASEFEPRPQCIR is encoded by the coding sequence ATGGCTGATAACAAAAAAACACCGACAGGTAAAACCCCCACAAAGCGCAGCGCTAAACCCTCTAAAAGTACACCGCGTAACGGCGCTAAAAAAAGTACAAAAAACAAATCATCAGTTGCTCAGCGATCTTTACTCAATAAACTATGGTCTATTTTTTGGAAACTTAGTTTAGCGACATTTATTGCTATGGCGTTTTATTTTATTTACCTCGATGCAAAAATAACTCGTCAATTTGAAGGTAATAAATGGCAGCTTCCTGCGCAAGTTTATGCACGCTCGATGGCGTTTTACCCCGGGCAGTTCTTATCAAGCCAAGAGGTTATTTGGGAGTTAGAGCGGCTAAACTACTCAGCCGTTAATAGGTTAAGTCGTACAGGGCAATATGTTAAAACCGCCAACAGCATTAAAATATATCGTCGCGATTTTGAATTTTATGACGCGCTAGAACAAGCGCATATAATTGAACTGCGTTTTGCTGGGCAAAAAGTGGCTAGTATTAAAGACAAGTTTGGTCGGCGTTTAAACAACGCTAGGTTGGAGCCGGTGCAAATAGCGCGTATAGGTAACGATTCTAAACAAGATCGTGAATTTGTACCGCTGGATAAATTTCCGGCAATGCTAAAAGACACGCTTTTAGTGGTTGAAGATCGTAATTTTTATCAGCACCACGGCGTATCGGTATTTTCTATTTTACGTGCGTTGTACAGTAATATTCGTGCTGGACGAACAGTTCAGGGCGGCAGTACGCTAACGCAACAACTGGCTAAAAATATTTACTTAACCCGAGAGCGCTCACTTACACGAAAAATAAACGAAGCGTTTATTGCGCTTATTTTAGATTACCGTTATTCAAAAGATCAAATACTTGAAGCGTATTTAAATGAAGTATATTTAGGGCAGTCTTATAACCAAGGTGTACATGGTATGGGCTTGGCTGCTGAATTTTACTTTTCTAAACCAGTAGATGAGCTAGAGTACGATCAAATAGCGCTGCTGGTGGCTATGGTAAAAGGGCCGTCTTATTACAATCCACGTCGTTACGAAGAGCGCACAATGGAACGTCGTGACTTAGTGCTGCGCTTAATGGTTGAAGACAAACTTTTGAGTACTAATGAATACCGCGCTGCATTAAAACGTCCTTTGAATATAGCGCCAATGAAAGCCAGTTTACAAAAATCGTACCCAGGTTATTTAGAACTAGTAAATCGTGAACTCAAGCAGTTATTGCCCGATCAAAATGTGTTAGATGCCGGTGTTCGTGTGTTTACCTATTTTGACTTACAAAAACAAACGGCAATGGAAGAGTCGATTCAGGCAAGTTTGCCTTATTTAGAAAAACGCCCTAATACTCGCGCGCTTGAAGCGGCGATGATCTCAGTTAACGTAGAAAAAGGTGGCGTATCGGCATTAGTTTCTGGGCGCGATGTGCGTTATTCAGGCTTTAACCGAGTACTTGATACCAAACGTAATATTGGCTCATTAGTTAAGCCTGCGGTGTATTTAAGCGCGCTGCAGTTACCACATTATAACCTAGCCACTTTACTTGACGACTCACCGGTGCAAGTTACCAATGAGCAAGGTAAAGTATGGCAACCTGAAAACTACGATCGTCAATTTCGCGGATCGATCCCGTTATACAAAGCTTTTAGTCGCAGTATAAATATACCTGCGGTAAATCTTGGCCTTGATGTAGGGGTAGATAAAGTTGCAAATACACTAAGAGGGTTAGGCGCGCAGGGAAGAATTAACGAATACCCATCGTTGTTATTGGGGGCACTTGAAATGTCTAGTTTTGAGGTAGCACAATTGTACACAACCATTGCTGCCGATGGCGAATATAGAAAGTTAACCGCTATTTCTGCGTTAACCGACTCAATAGGCAAAGTATTGTATAAGCATGAAGTGAAATCTGAGCCGCGTTTTGCTAAAGATGCCATGTACATGACAAAATACGCAATGAAACGAGTGACTAAAGATGGCACCGCAAAACGGTTAAACTTACACTTTCCGTCGATTCAACTTGCGGGTAAAACGGGCACTAGTAACGATTTACGCGATAGCTGGTTTGCCGGGTTTGATCAAAACACAGTGACTGTTGCTTGGCTAGGCCGAGATGATAACAAAAGTACCGGCTTAACCGGTAGTGTAGGGGCTTTAGAGACCTATATTCGTTATTTAAAACCGCTAAATCCCGAAGCGATAGCCGATACTCGTCCTCCTTCAATTCGCTGGGCGTTTATTAACGAGCTAACGGGTAAACAAGCGCCACCAGGGTGCGGCAAAGTTATTCAGCTACCACTAAGAGCCAGTGAATTTGAACCAAGGCCGCAGTGTATTCGTTAA
- a CDS encoding helix-turn-helix domain-containing protein: protein MMGKTVSSEENAKLTKWLKSKRHDKGHTMRSLAQLLGTPHSFIGKIENQERRLDVIEFVRYCNALEVDPHEALNLLKVD, encoded by the coding sequence ATGATGGGTAAAACAGTTTCATCAGAAGAAAATGCAAAACTGACCAAATGGCTTAAAAGTAAACGTCATGACAAAGGGCATACAATGCGTAGTTTAGCGCAGTTATTAGGCACACCACATTCGTTTATTGGCAAAATTGAAAACCAAGAGCGCCGCTTAGATGTAATTGAATTTGTGCGCTACTGTAATGCACTCGAAGTTGATCCGCATGAGGCATTAAACTTACTTAAAGTTGATTAA
- a CDS encoding CopD family protein, with protein sequence MSALLIYKTLHIFFMIAWFAGIFYLPRLFVYHAMSEERACNSMLKVMERRLLFFVTPFAVLTAVFGVLTIVEYGRDWFKYSMWLHYKLVLVIILYLYHGYCFKLLADFKHDRNTKSDRFYRIFNELPVIALLIIVALAVIKPSL encoded by the coding sequence ATGAGCGCATTATTAATTTACAAAACCTTGCATATATTTTTTATGATTGCCTGGTTTGCCGGTATTTTTTACTTACCACGGTTATTTGTGTACCACGCTATGAGCGAAGAAAGGGCATGCAACTCTATGCTTAAAGTAATGGAACGTAGGCTGCTTTTTTTTGTCACTCCGTTTGCCGTGTTAACCGCGGTATTTGGTGTACTCACTATAGTTGAATATGGCCGCGATTGGTTTAAGTACAGCATGTGGTTGCATTATAAACTAGTGCTAGTAATTATTTTATACCTATACCATGGTTACTGTTTTAAGCTTTTAGCTGATTTTAAACATGACCGTAACACTAAAAGTGACCGTTTTTATCGTATTTTTAATGAGTTACCCGTTATAGCACTATTAATAATAGTGGCACTGGCGGTAATAAAACCCAGTTTATAA
- the erpA gene encoding iron-sulfur cluster insertion protein ErpA: MSEELPIKFTDAAADRVKQLIDEEENPELKLRVYVTGGGCSGFQYGFTFDEKANPGDLEIVKNGVMLVVDPMSLQYLVDGEVDYTEGLEGARFFVTNPHATTTCGCGSSFTI, from the coding sequence ATGTCTGAAGAATTACCAATTAAGTTCACTGACGCGGCAGCCGATCGTGTTAAACAGTTAATCGATGAAGAAGAAAATCCAGAACTTAAATTACGCGTATATGTAACGGGTGGTGGTTGTTCTGGTTTTCAGTACGGTTTTACCTTTGATGAAAAGGCCAATCCAGGTGATTTAGAAATCGTCAAAAATGGCGTGATGCTGGTGGTTGATCCGATGAGTTTACAATATTTAGTAGACGGCGAAGTTGATTACACTGAAGGATTAGAAGGCGCACGCTTTTTTGTAACTAATCCTCATGCAACTACAACCTGTGGTTGTGGTTCAAGCTTTACTATTTAA
- a CDS encoding AmpG family muropeptide MFS transporter, producing the protein MSKTLSIREYFSYFKDKRLINIFIFGMSSGFPWVLIGSVMSAWLKDEGLSRSMIGLFGIVFGAYSINFLWSPLIDRTKLPFLYKWLGQRRSWILFCQSFILLGTLLLAGLDLKANLALVAALCLLIAIASATQDIAIDAFRIDALGENESHKATAAAAMATSGWWSGYALLGAIPFYMADIPSIDWPQVYYFLSAIMLLLMSCVFWAKEPESNREAVHAELERVYLEKLAASKQTPLTKTLAWLAVTVVDPFKTFFAKNGVKTALALLAFIFLFKIGEAFLARMSIVFYKEVGFSNTQIANYSKLGTGLITIVFAFLGSIFNHKYGIVKGLFISGVAMAASNLMFSWIALAGPQEHLYAMAIVVDGFTQAWSLVAMVAFISMLCDRAFSATHYALLASLGNLGRTLLSSYSGVVIDDWLAGNWSLFFILTALMVLPSLIFLYLIRHKLYQLERNYHQNT; encoded by the coding sequence ATGAGCAAAACACTCTCTATTCGCGAATATTTTTCTTATTTTAAAGACAAACGCCTTATCAATATTTTTATATTTGGTATGAGTAGTGGTTTTCCATGGGTGCTGATTGGCTCTGTAATGTCGGCATGGCTAAAAGACGAAGGCTTAAGCCGCAGTATGATTGGCTTATTTGGCATTGTGTTTGGCGCTTACAGCATTAACTTTTTATGGTCGCCGTTAATTGATCGTACCAAACTACCCTTTTTATACAAATGGTTAGGCCAACGCCGAAGCTGGATACTGTTTTGCCAAAGCTTTATTTTACTTGGCACACTGCTATTAGCAGGGCTTGATTTAAAAGCCAATTTAGCGCTCGTCGCCGCACTTTGTTTATTAATAGCCATAGCCTCTGCCACTCAAGATATTGCTATTGACGCTTTTAGAATAGACGCCCTGGGCGAAAATGAATCTCACAAAGCGACCGCCGCCGCTGCCATGGCAACCTCGGGTTGGTGGTCGGGTTATGCGCTACTTGGGGCCATTCCGTTTTATATGGCCGATATACCTTCGATAGATTGGCCGCAAGTATACTACTTTTTATCCGCCATAATGCTGCTACTAATGAGCTGTGTATTTTGGGCAAAAGAACCCGAATCAAACCGCGAAGCAGTGCACGCTGAGCTTGAGCGGGTATACCTTGAAAAACTTGCCGCCAGCAAGCAAACACCATTAACTAAAACACTCGCTTGGCTTGCAGTTACTGTGGTTGATCCGTTTAAAACCTTTTTTGCTAAAAATGGCGTTAAAACCGCGTTGGCACTGCTTGCATTTATTTTCTTATTTAAAATTGGCGAAGCGTTTTTAGCTCGCATGTCGATTGTATTTTATAAAGAGGTTGGCTTTAGTAATACCCAAATAGCCAATTACTCTAAGCTAGGCACCGGATTAATTACCATCGTATTTGCCTTTTTAGGCAGTATTTTTAATCATAAATACGGCATTGTTAAAGGCTTATTTATTAGTGGTGTGGCAATGGCGGCATCTAATTTAATGTTTTCTTGGATTGCACTTGCCGGCCCACAAGAGCATTTATACGCCATGGCTATTGTGGTTGATGGTTTTACTCAGGCATGGTCGCTAGTAGCTATGGTGGCATTTATATCCATGCTATGCGATAGAGCATTTAGTGCAACACATTATGCGTTACTTGCGTCGCTGGGTAATTTAGGGCGTACTTTACTGTCGAGTTACAGTGGGGTAGTAATAGATGATTGGCTGGCGGGTAACTGGTCGCTATTTTTTATTCTTACTGCATTAATGGTGTTGCCATCGTTGATATTTTTATACTTAATTCGTCATAAACTGTATCAGCTAGAGCGTAATTATCACCAAAATACTTAA
- a CDS encoding peptidylprolyl isomerase, translating to MKRLFLICLSLFFSTTTLAAKEGRFVQKDNIFPRVEIVTSLGSIVIELDRSKAPITANNFLTYVMDKSYQGSVFHRIERDVENDRDFVIQGGGYDKDYDGLHENDPIFNESGNGLKNDMYSIAMAYQDRQPHSGTRQFFFNMDDNDHLNPGREWGFAVFGNVMDGYDTLDKIMAVKTGFNEKIGYDFVPKEPVVILNIKLLEQVPL from the coding sequence ATGAAACGACTTTTTTTAATCTGCTTAAGCCTATTCTTTAGTACCACTACGCTTGCTGCTAAAGAAGGCCGTTTTGTACAAAAAGATAATATTTTTCCGCGTGTTGAAATAGTCACTTCACTGGGTAGCATAGTGATTGAGCTTGACCGCTCTAAAGCCCCCATTACTGCAAATAACTTTTTAACCTACGTAATGGATAAAAGCTATCAAGGCAGTGTGTTTCATCGTATTGAGCGTGATGTAGAAAACGACCGCGACTTTGTTATTCAAGGTGGCGGCTACGATAAAGACTACGATGGACTACACGAAAACGATCCTATTTTTAACGAAAGCGGTAATGGCTTAAAAAACGATATGTATAGCATAGCTATGGCGTATCAAGACCGCCAACCTCATTCAGGAACGCGCCAATTCTTTTTTAATATGGACGATAACGACCATTTAAACCCTGGCAGAGAATGGGGGTTTGCGGTATTTGGCAATGTAATGGACGGCTACGACACGCTAGATAAAATTATGGCGGTAAAAACCGGATTTAACGAAAAAATTGGCTACGACTTTGTACCCAAAGAGCCTGTAGTTATTTTAAATATTAAATTACTTGAACAAGTTCCCCTGTAA
- a CDS encoding aspartate carbamoyltransferase codes for MLSFQGENILSVNQLDRDCIERIFAVAKKMEPYAKKQKRTNVLEGAILANLFFEPSTRTRVSFGTAFNLLGGLVRETTGMQSSALAKGESLYDTARVISAYADAVAMRHPDAGSVSEFATGCSIPVINGGDGPNEHPTQALLDLLTIERELNRFEQNIDGMHIALVGDLKYGRTVHSLSKLLCHYKNVKFSMVAPDGLQMPSYILDAVDNAGHKIELVNKMEGNLAADIVYQTRIQEERFPSQEEANKYRGGFRISQSIYTAHCKPNSVLMHPLPRDSRLEANELDNDLNANDNLAIFRQVQNGVLIRMALFALTLGVENKVEQYEVDVPWFSRKRDS; via the coding sequence ATGTTAAGTTTCCAAGGTGAAAATATACTCTCAGTTAATCAACTCGACAGAGACTGTATTGAACGTATATTTGCAGTAGCTAAAAAAATGGAACCCTACGCTAAAAAACAAAAGCGTACTAACGTGCTAGAAGGTGCCATTTTAGCCAACTTATTTTTTGAACCTAGCACACGCACACGCGTAAGCTTTGGCACCGCTTTTAACTTACTCGGCGGACTCGTTCGCGAAACAACCGGCATGCAAAGCTCAGCGCTCGCTAAAGGCGAGTCGCTTTACGACACCGCCCGTGTTATTTCGGCGTATGCCGATGCTGTCGCTATGCGCCACCCCGATGCAGGTTCGGTAAGTGAATTTGCAACAGGCTGCTCAATCCCTGTGATTAATGGTGGCGATGGCCCTAACGAGCACCCCACTCAAGCACTGCTCGATTTATTAACCATTGAGCGTGAGCTTAACCGTTTTGAGCAAAACATAGATGGTATGCACATTGCACTAGTAGGCGATTTAAAATATGGTCGCACTGTGCACTCTTTATCAAAACTATTATGCCACTATAAAAACGTGAAATTCTCGATGGTTGCACCCGATGGTCTACAAATGCCTAGCTATATATTAGATGCAGTAGATAATGCAGGTCATAAAATTGAATTGGTAAACAAAATGGAAGGTAACTTAGCTGCCGACATAGTTTATCAAACGCGTATTCAAGAAGAGCGCTTTCCTTCGCAAGAAGAAGCCAACAAATACCGTGGTGGGTTTAGAATTAGTCAATCAATTTACACTGCACATTGCAAACCTAATTCAGTGTTAATGCACCCGCTACCACGCGATAGTCGCCTAGAAGCCAACGAGCTAGATAACGACTTAAACGCAAATGACAATTTAGCTATATTTCGCCAAGTACAAAATGGCGTATTAATTCGTATGGCACTGTTTGCTTTAACCCTCGGCGTAGAAAACAAAGTCGAGCAGTATGAAGTAGACGTACCTTGGTTTAGCCGCAAACGCGATAGCTAA
- a CDS encoding YajG family lipoprotein, which produces MQIIKYLLPWLVFLALPACSNQPNQIILNPVYKNGQISSINSSLSTSVIDLRGDTATLKLIESDKTKTFASHGITASVKSALDSALSRNGASISNLATVRFEVDIHALQAVVTEKLMSHTSAASIEFGVRVIRATSNFSKVYRGNANLAGPLGHDRAKIEGQLNKLTEQIITRIVSDPELIEFLEG; this is translated from the coding sequence ATGCAAATTATAAAATACCTTTTACCTTGGTTGGTGTTTTTGGCACTGCCTGCATGTAGTAATCAGCCAAATCAGATAATACTTAATCCTGTTTATAAAAATGGGCAAATAAGTTCAATCAACAGCAGCTTAAGTACCAGTGTAATTGATTTAAGAGGCGATACTGCCACCTTAAAACTTATAGAGTCTGACAAAACCAAAACTTTTGCCAGCCATGGTATTACAGCCTCAGTAAAAAGTGCGCTCGACAGCGCCCTAAGTCGTAACGGTGCCAGCATTTCTAACTTAGCCACGGTGCGCTTTGAAGTAGATATTCATGCTTTGCAAGCAGTTGTTACCGAAAAACTAATGAGCCACACCAGCGCGGCTTCTATAGAGTTTGGCGTGCGTGTTATTCGCGCTACCAGTAACTTTAGCAAAGTATACCGAGGCAATGCTAATTTAGCAGGGCCACTGGGGCACGACAGAGCAAAAATAGAAGGTCAGCTTAATAAGTTGACTGAGCAAATTATTACCCGCATTGTATCTGACCCTGAATTAATAGAATTTTTAGAAGGTTAA
- the hemL gene encoding glutamate-1-semialdehyde 2,1-aminomutase → MTISQDLFARAQASIPGGVNSPVRAFNGVGGTPLFITKAEGAFTFDADGNRYIDYVGSWGPMIMGHNHPAIKQAVHDAVENGLSYGAPTEAEILMAEKVKELVPSIEKVRMVSSGTEATMSAIRLARGFTGRDKILKFEGCYHGHADSLLVKAGSGALTMGVPNSPGIPEDFAKHTLTVSFNNLDEVKAIFAKYADEIACIIVEPVAGNMNCIPPVPGFLEGLRDVCDEYKSVLIFDEVMTGFRVALGGAQAYYNIKPDLTCLGKVIGGGMPVGAFGGKTEIMDYIAPVGPVYQAGTLSGNPIAMAAGLKSLELLSEPGLHAKLEATSKAICEGFEAGAKKAGIALTTNYAGGMYGFFFTDAEKVTTYKQATECDLERFKRFFHLMLEEGVYLAPSAFEAGFVCAAHNEQEIKDTIAAAERAFAKL, encoded by the coding sequence ATGACAATTAGCCAAGACTTATTTGCACGCGCTCAAGCTTCTATTCCTGGTGGCGTAAATTCACCAGTACGTGCTTTTAATGGTGTAGGCGGCACACCGCTATTTATCACTAAAGCTGAGGGTGCGTTTACATTTGACGCCGATGGTAATCGCTATATCGATTATGTTGGCTCTTGGGGCCCTATGATCATGGGCCATAACCACCCTGCAATTAAACAAGCAGTACACGACGCGGTAGAAAACGGCCTAAGTTATGGCGCGCCTACCGAAGCCGAAATTTTAATGGCTGAAAAAGTAAAAGAGCTAGTACCATCAATCGAAAAAGTACGTATGGTTAGCTCAGGCACAGAAGCCACCATGAGCGCTATTCGCTTAGCGCGTGGTTTTACTGGCCGCGATAAAATACTTAAATTTGAAGGCTGTTACCACGGCCATGCCGACTCATTATTAGTTAAAGCGGGCTCTGGCGCATTGACTATGGGCGTGCCTAATTCGCCGGGCATTCCTGAAGATTTTGCAAAACATACGCTTACTGTATCGTTTAATAATTTAGATGAAGTGAAAGCTATTTTTGCTAAATATGCCGACGAAATTGCATGCATTATTGTTGAGCCTGTTGCTGGTAACATGAACTGTATTCCACCGGTTCCGGGATTTTTAGAAGGTTTGCGCGACGTTTGTGACGAATACAAATCGGTACTTATTTTTGACGAAGTAATGACCGGGTTTCGAGTTGCACTTGGCGGCGCACAAGCCTACTACAATATAAAACCAGACTTAACCTGTTTAGGTAAAGTAATTGGCGGCGGCATGCCAGTGGGCGCTTTTGGCGGCAAAACCGAAATTATGGATTATATTGCACCGGTTGGCCCAGTTTATCAGGCGGGTACATTGTCGGGTAACCCAATTGCCATGGCTGCAGGTTTAAAATCGCTAGAGTTATTAAGCGAGCCAGGCTTACATGCAAAACTAGAAGCAACCAGTAAAGCAATTTGTGAAGGCTTTGAAGCCGGTGCTAAAAAAGCAGGCATTGCATTAACCACTAATTACGCCGGTGGCATGTATGGTTTTTTCTTTACTGATGCTGAAAAAGTAACAACTTACAAACAAGCTACTGAGTGTGATTTAGAGCGTTTTAAACGTTTTTTCCACCTGATGCTTGAAGAAGGTGTTTACTTAGCCCCCTCTGCTTTTGAAGCAGGCTTTGTATGTGCAGCGCACAACGAGCAAGAAATAAAAGATACCATTGCAGCCGCAGAGCGCGCGTTTGCTAAGCTGTAA